One Cryptococcus neoformans var. neoformans B-3501A chromosome 10, whole genome shotgun sequence DNA window includes the following coding sequences:
- a CDS encoding hypothetical protein (Match to EST gb|CF190228.1|CF190228) — translation MHSSVLLYFPLLPLLPALAIRSGPHQLRDLYAYPKYQVQFLNDLPVSTSDAKRIKEVGVGSEIEWLDMKPGDRSLEDGTKRERLELIPMSFVPAGHEEDPSPYEYLCLMPSNNSTASQMARIDQLEEVEDELDPVQGWKALAHLDGKCLYSKQGWFTYAYCHDSYIRQFRAAANPHTHPTQGYVPQEDPKYEGYTLGRPYPVSKFKGSRVKAKGGKPGSPAKAEDRSTAVETTANAPHTQSSPSVSFGLGASSRYLVQRWSDGTRCDKTGRPREIEVQVHCSMTSGDMIYMIKEVAICQYVIIIHSPHLCGLPGFKAHDAEVEPANVMCRQVVDDEEWAKWENEVRDGTAGANEPQPQEIEEGKQTRRLEQSSFSKWPGKGQPQFRFGLAAARERPAGDEVSHEQSGVDETGETGDQASESIPADIIFGLDMDEDMKSMLRRAVGLLAKEARSEKRDNGDEEEADGDEVVLISWDEDENGRPVLLEADILLKDEDGEIKLEMGASEKDMLKKVLRDYMLKANHEEEEQRKRVVDEL, via the exons ATGCACTCAAGCGTCCTCCTATATTTTCCTCTACTGCCCCTACTACCAGCACTCGCAATCAGAAGCGGCCCGCATCAGCTACGAGATCTCTACGCCTATCCAAAGTACCAAGTCCAATTTCTCAACGACTTGCCCGTGTCAACCAGTGATGCTAAGAGAATAAAGGAAGTGGGCGTTGGTAGCGAAATAGAGTGGCTAGATATGAAACCTGGGGACAGAAGTCTCGAGGATGGCACTAAAAGG GAGAGGCTAGAGTTGATTCCAATGAGCTTTGTTCCGGCGGGCCACGAAGAAGATCCATCTCCCTACGAGTATCTCTGCTTAATGCCATCAAATAATAGCACCGCCTCACAAATGGCAAGAATAGATCAGCttgaggaagtggaggacGAGTTAGACCCTGTTCAAGGGTGGAAAGCTTTAGCTCACCTAGACGGGAAATGTCTTTACTCAAAGCAAGGATGGTTTACTTATGC CTACTGCCACGATTCCTACATTCGACAGTTTCGGGCAGCTGCTAATCCCCATACCCACCCTACGCAGGGCTATGTCCCTCAGGAAGACCCCAAATACGAAGGCTACACTCTCGGTCGCCCCTACCCGGTATCCAAGTTCAAAGGATCCAGGGTGAAAGCGAAGGGCGGTAAGCCAGGATCTCCTGCCAAGGCAGAAGACCGATCAACTGCTGTCGAAACTACTGCCAATGCTCCCCATActcaatcatctccttccgtGTCTTTTGGCCTCGGCGCTTCTTCACGTTACCTGGTCCAACGCTGGAGTGATGGTACAAGATGCGACAAAACTGGTCGTCCTCGAGAGATTGAGGTGCAGGTACATTGCTCAATGACCTCTGGGGATATGATCTACATGATTAAAGAGGTTGCCATATGCCAATACgttatcatcattcattcaCCACATCTGTGCGGACTACCTGGTTTCAAAGCACATGATGCCGAGGTTGAACCGGCTAACGTAATGTGCCGACAGGTGGTGGACGATGAGGAGTGGGCGAAATGGGAGAACGAAGTTAGAGATGGAACAGCAGGCGCGAATGAACCTCAGCCTCAGGAAATCGAAGAGGGGAAACAGACGAGAAGGTTAGAACAATCATCGTTCTCTAAATGGCCTGGAAAAGGGCAACCTCAGTTCAGATTCGGACTTGCAGCCGCAAGAGAGCGCCCAGCTGGAGATGAAGTCAGCCATGAACAGTCCGGTGTAGATGAAACGGGAGAAACGGGAGACCAAGCCAGCGAGTCCATTCCGGCTGATATTATCTTTGGTCTTGATATGGACGAGGATATGAAGAGCATGCTCAGGCGTGCTGTTGGATTACTGGCAAAGGAGGCCAGGAGTGAAAAGCGAGAcaatggtgatgaggaagaagcagacGGAGATGAAGTTGTCTTGATCTCAtgggacgaagatgaaaacGGGCGGCCGGTGCTGCTGGAAGCAGATATCCTCTTaaaggacgaagatggagagattAAGCTGGAAATGGGTGCAAGCGAAAAGGATATGCTTAAGAAGGTATTGAGAGATTACATGCTTAAGGCAAAccacgaagaagaagagcaaagaaAGCGGGTTGTCGATGAGTTATGA